The following proteins are co-located in the Xanthocytophaga agilis genome:
- a CDS encoding DUF2493 domain-containing protein, whose translation MRITITGSRNWTDEQLLIQTLERYTITELIHGGAIGADLMAANWARGRSIKVTERKPDYDTHKATATHVRNTEMVQMADGVIAFWDGESKGTASTIEKAQKAGKLLQVVMPDGPSEAQLNLWE comes from the coding sequence ATGAGAATAACCATTACAGGAAGCCGTAACTGGACAGATGAACAACTACTGATCCAAACCCTGGAGCGGTATACCATCACAGAACTTATCCATGGTGGAGCTATAGGTGCAGATCTGATGGCTGCCAACTGGGCCAGAGGAAGGAGCATCAAAGTAACTGAGCGAAAGCCTGATTATGATACTCATAAAGCTACTGCTACACATGTACGAAACACCGAAATGGTACAGATGGCCGATGGTGTGATTGCGTTCTGGGATGGTGAAAGCAAAGGAACTGCTTCTACTATTGAGAAGGCACAAAAAGCTGGTAAACTGCTGCAGGTTGTTATGCCTGATGGACCTTCGGAGGCTCAGTTGAATTTATGGGAGTAA
- a CDS encoding HEAT repeat domain-containing protein, producing the protein MATTWDEPWQDKIIREADSFVLAKVLSFDEEKGVKIKILKNLAGKELPVETKITGFYLLHLCSRSGNEGPEFYFKGVDSCYFFLKKNEKGNLGIATPTSGYAVLKDGNVYATYRHSYHQALVLSDTYEQTMTAIFNNYHGLTYDKNFIKSYVEKYLSLKPAGFSKDEIPTFCAQHVALESIYHLQLTEYYNLILPFLYHAENMHNQISAARALTWYYSKEAQEALLKMIEDKNTSIFVQVMCIWALEDSKPVAQKEKLTKIAKDASTEENGFGGNIMDPRVCTSFPTVKGALNAMIQKL; encoded by the coding sequence ATGGCTACCACCTGGGATGAACCCTGGCAGGATAAGATCATACGAGAAGCGGATAGTTTTGTATTAGCCAAAGTTCTTTCGTTTGACGAAGAAAAAGGAGTAAAAATCAAAATTCTAAAAAATCTGGCAGGAAAAGAACTGCCTGTGGAAACAAAGATTACAGGTTTTTATCTTCTTCATCTCTGTAGTCGCTCAGGAAATGAAGGGCCTGAATTTTATTTTAAAGGAGTGGATAGTTGTTATTTTTTTCTAAAAAAGAATGAAAAAGGCAATCTGGGTATTGCAACTCCCACTTCAGGATATGCAGTTCTAAAAGATGGAAATGTATATGCTACCTATCGTCATAGCTATCATCAGGCACTTGTTCTCTCAGATACATATGAACAGACAATGACCGCTATATTCAATAATTATCACGGGTTGACATATGATAAAAACTTTATTAAATCCTATGTCGAAAAATATCTATCATTGAAACCTGCAGGCTTTAGCAAAGACGAGATTCCAACTTTTTGTGCACAACATGTAGCCTTGGAATCTATTTATCATCTCCAGCTAACCGAGTATTACAATCTTATCTTGCCATTCCTTTATCATGCAGAGAATATGCATAATCAAATTTCTGCTGCCAGAGCCTTAACATGGTATTATTCCAAAGAAGCTCAGGAAGCACTACTCAAAATGATCGAAGATAAAAATACAAGTATATTTGTGCAAGTTATGTGTATATGGGCGCTTGAAGACTCCAAACCAGTGGCCCAAAAAGAAAAACTTACCAAGATAGCAAAGGATGCGTCTACTGAAGAAAACGGATTTGGAGGAAATATCATGGATCCACGTGTATGTACATCCTTTCCTACTGTAAAAGGAGCGCTCAATGCTATGATACAAAAACTTTAA
- a CDS encoding GlxA family transcriptional regulator, with protein sequence MKHISILVPQGAILGSLEGSRQLLTQVNTFMKARGAKPLFHVQLVGLSKETPLSGGLFTANADMTFSDVKKTDLIIIPALDGDIQEALEKNKDFIPWIKEQYTQGAEVASLCLGAFLLASTGLLKGRKCATHWLAANQFRQLFPDVELVTEKIITDEYGIYSSGGAFSYMNLILHLIEKYAGKEIAILSAKVFAIEIERENQLSFTIFQGQKEHADEPIRKAQEFIEQNYQEKITIEQLTSTFALGRRNFERRFKKATSNTVVEYIQRVKIEAVKKDLETSRKSVNELMFDVGYSDMKAFRTVFKKITGLSPVEYRNKYNKEAVTL encoded by the coding sequence ATGAAACACATATCGATATTAGTACCACAGGGAGCCATTCTGGGTAGTCTGGAAGGTTCTCGCCAGCTACTTACACAAGTAAATACATTTATGAAAGCCAGAGGCGCAAAGCCTTTGTTTCATGTTCAGTTAGTGGGGTTATCAAAGGAAACACCCTTAAGTGGCGGATTATTTACAGCCAATGCAGATATGACTTTTAGCGATGTGAAAAAGACTGATCTGATTATTATTCCAGCTCTGGATGGCGATATTCAGGAAGCATTGGAAAAGAACAAGGATTTTATTCCCTGGATTAAAGAGCAATATACACAAGGCGCAGAAGTTGCAAGTTTGTGTCTGGGAGCTTTTCTGCTAGCTTCTACAGGTTTGTTAAAAGGCAGAAAGTGTGCTACTCACTGGTTGGCTGCCAATCAGTTTCGTCAGTTGTTTCCGGATGTAGAACTTGTTACTGAGAAAATTATTACAGACGAATATGGCATTTATTCCAGTGGTGGTGCTTTTTCCTATATGAACCTTATTCTGCATCTGATTGAAAAATATGCAGGAAAAGAAATTGCTATACTTTCTGCCAAGGTATTTGCCATTGAAATAGAAAGAGAAAATCAATTGTCGTTTACTATATTTCAGGGACAAAAGGAGCATGCTGATGAACCAATCCGGAAAGCGCAGGAATTTATTGAACAAAACTATCAGGAAAAAATCACTATTGAACAACTCACATCTACCTTTGCTCTGGGAAGACGTAATTTTGAACGTAGATTCAAGAAGGCTACTTCCAACACAGTAGTAGAATATATTCAACGAGTAAAAATAGAAGCAGTTAAAAAAGATCTTGAAACTAGCCGGAAAAGTGTCAACGAGCTGATGTTTGATGTAGGCTACTCTGATATGAAAGCCTTTCGTACAGTATTTAAAAAGATTACCGGACTATCACCTGTAGAATACCGTAACAAGTATAATAAAGAGGCTGTTACTCTGTAA
- a CDS encoding RDD family protein: MQTQEIIVEYPSLLRRIQSSVIDILVVMLFMVICTQIADSFENFPVWLRVVFMFAIVLYEPVCITYFNTLGQYLLGIRVRDNDYPSERIPLFKSIIRFALKTFLGWFAFISVYNNKRRRALHDMAAGSIVVSRKSTQ; the protein is encoded by the coding sequence ATGCAAACCCAGGAAATAATTGTTGAATATCCCTCACTTTTAAGGAGAATCCAGTCTTCTGTCATTGACATACTAGTGGTGATGTTGTTTATGGTAATCTGTACCCAGATTGCAGATAGCTTTGAAAATTTTCCAGTTTGGCTACGGGTAGTATTTATGTTTGCGATTGTTTTGTATGAACCTGTCTGTATTACCTATTTCAATACATTGGGGCAATATCTGTTAGGGATACGTGTCAGAGACAACGATTATCCATCAGAACGTATCCCTCTTTTTAAATCCATCATTCGGTTTGCACTCAAAACATTTCTTGGATGGTTTGCATTTATCTCAGTTTATAACAACAAACGCAGAAGAGCTTTGCACGATATGGCAGCAGGTAGTATTGTAGTTTCACGTAAATCCACCCAATAA